GTCAGCCACAGCCACGAGTACTTCTGGCGAAACTTGTTTATCAACAATGTCGGACATGAGGAAATTAAACTAAAAGAAGGCTATCAGTACAATTATATAACTATATAACCTTTTATGTATAAATCTTCCTCTCAGGTGATGAACAGTATTTTGATCTTTTGTCGATTCTCGATCCGCCCCTACTCCTTTCGCATCTTAGGAAGATGCAGGGCCATCTGAGGAAATCTCATCCGCATTCTGGTCATCAATTGTGAGCACTTGAAATTGTCATCCTTGCCCATTCAAATAACTCACAATCTGAGAATGCTGGTTCATTTCAGCACAGCTTAATGCCGTTTCTTCATCTTCTGTTTCAAACTGCACATCAGCTCCAGACTCAACTAGCAGCCTAACCACATCCAAGTGCCCCCCAGCGGCGGCAGACATAAGTGGAGTCAGTCCATCAGAACTTCTGATATTGACATCAGCGCCTGCTTCAATCAGCAATTGTACAATTCCCAAGAAACCCTCTCCTGCTGC
The genomic region above belongs to Acaryochloris sp. CCMEE 5410 and contains:
- a CDS encoding ankyrin repeat domain-containing protein; its protein translation is MSDTDDRYETFQDFVRVGSLTQVSDYLVRGEIDINKTIWPNSETPLEIAAEKGRDKIVPILLSAGFSPDAGNTDPPLYCAAGEGFLGIVQLLIEAGADVNIRSSDGLTPLMSAAAGGHLDVVRLLVESGADVQFETEDEETALSCAEMNQHSQIVSYLNGQG